From Ndongobacter massiliensis:
CGGGTTCTTTTTCAGATTATGTGCGCAAGAACCTCATCTATCCGGATGCGCAGCCGAACGGCGCGCATCGCGCACTCGCGGAATTGGAGCAACAGGGACGTTTGCTGTCCGTGATTACCCAAAATATTGACGGACTCCATCAGCGCGCCGGCAGTAAAAATGTGCTGGAGATTCACGGCAATTTGACGGATTACTATTGTACGGCGTGCGGACGTTCCGTAGCGGAATCGGTTTTTTTGGAAGCGCAGGGCGTCTGTCGCTGCGCGCATTGCGGCGGAGTCGTTCGACCGGATGTCGTGCTGTATGGAGAGATGCTCAATCAGCGCGTGTTTTCGGAGGCCATTGCCGCCATTGAGCGAGCGCGCACGTTTATTGTCGGGGGAAGTTCGTTGGTGGTGTATCCTGCCGCCGGTTTGCTGCGCTACTATCGCGGGCATGAGCTTATTCTTTTGAATGCCGAACCGACCCAGGCGGACGCCCGGGCGGATTATGTGTTGCATGGCGATATTTCGAAGCTTTTGCCGGCTTTGATTGCATAAGCTTTTATCAAAAGACCGTCGAAACCGATGCTTTCGCTACTGTGAAGGCGCTGGGCGGGAGAGCTATTGGAAAGGAAATTCATGTCCTTTGTTCATTTGCATTTACATACGCCCTACAGCCTGTTGGATGGGTTTTGCCGCATTGATGCGCTGATGGACCGCGTGCAGGAGTTGGGCATGCAAGCTGTGGCCATGACGGATCACGGCAATCTTTTCGGGACCATTCAGTTTTATAAGGCGGCAAAGAAGCGCGGCATCAAACCCATCATCGGTTGTGAAGTCTATCTGTGTGACGACCGCTTCGACCGGAAAGATCGCACGCGCTATCATTTGATCCTGCTGGCCGAGAATGATACCGGTTATCACAATCTTATGAAAATTGTTTCCGAGGGTTATGTCAATGGATTCTACTATAAGCCGCGTGTGGACAAGGCGTGTTTGCGGGAACACAGCGAAGGGCTCATTGCCCTGTCCGCATGTCTCGCAGGCGAAGTGGCACGCTGTGCATTGGAGCAGCCGTATGAAACGACGCGGGATTTAGCGCTGAGTTATCGGGAGTTATTCGGCCCGGACAATTTCTTTTTGGAGATTCAGGATCATGGGATTGCCGAAGAGCGGCAGGTTGCACAGATTTACCGGCGCATTCATGAAGAGACGGGCATCGGGCTGGTGGCAACCAACGATTGCCACTATCTGCGTCTAGAGGACGCAAGGGCGCACGAAATTCTTTTGTGCATTCAAACAGGAAAGACCCTGCAGGATGAAAATCGAATGCGCTTTGCGACCGATACCTTTTACGTGAAATCGCCGGAAGAAATGGCGGAACAGTTTTCGGGCTATGATGGCGCGTTGGAAAACACGCAGCGCATCGCCGATCGATGCAATCTGGAAATTGTCTTTCACGAGCCGCATTTGCCGCACTTTGATGTGCCGGAAGGTTTTACGAACGAGCAATATCTGCGCCATCTGGTGCGCGAGGGATTGGAACAGCGTTATAAAAATGCGGGACCGCGTAAGGAACAGGCGCAAACGCGGGCGGAATATGAGCTGTCCGTGATCGCTTCCATGGGCTTTACCGATTATTTTCTTATCGTCTGGGATTTTGTGCGCTATGCGAAATCGCGGGACATCGCCGTCGGACCGGGGCGCGGTTCGGCAGCAGGCTCCATGATTGCCTATGTGTTGGGCATCACGGGGCTGGACCCCTTACAGTATGACCTGCTTTTTGAGCGCTTTTTGAATCCGGAGCGCGTTTCTATGCCGGATATCGACATCGATTTTTGTTATGAACGGCGCGAAGAAGTCATCGACTATGTCAAAGAAAAGTACGGCGAAGACCGCGTGGCGCAAATCGTTACGTTCGGGACCATGGCGGCAAAGAATGCCATTCGCGACGTCGGGCGCGTCTTGGATGTGCCGCTTCCGGCGGTGGATCGCTTGGCAAAGGCGGTGCCGAACCGCTTGAATATGACCTTGAATGAGGCATTGGAAGATCCGGATTTTTCCTCGAGGTATAAGGAGAGTGAAGAAAATCGCCGCCTGATCGACTTGGCGCGGGCCGTCGAAGGCATGCCGCGTCACACCTCGACACATGCAGCGGGGGTGTTAATTGCCAGTGAGCCGGTGGATCACTTTGTACCGCTTTCTAGGAACGGCGACCAGATTACCACGCAATACAATATGATAGAGTTGGAAGAATTGGGCTTGCTGAAAATGGATTTTTTAGGCTTGCGCAACCTCACGGTAATTCAGGATGCCTGTCGCATGATTACGGAAGAACGTGGAATTTCATTGGATATGGATGCGATCGACCTGCAAGACCCGAAGGTGTTGTCGCTGTTTGCTTCTGCGGAAACGATTGGAGTTTTCCAGTTTGAATCGAACGGCATGCGCGCATTTTTGCGCGAATTGCGCCCAGATCGCTTTGAAGACCTCGTGGCGGCCAACGCGCTGTTTCGACCGGGTCCGATGGAGCAGATTCCGACGTATATCGAAATACGCCACCATCCGGAACGCGTGCGTTATCTGCATCCGCTGTTGGAGCCGATTTTGAAAAACACCTACGGTGTGATTGTCTACCAGGAACAAGTCATGCAAATTGTGCAGCAGTTGGCCGGTTACTCGCTGGGCGGTGCGGACAATCTCCGCCGCGCCATGTCCAAAAAAAAGATGCAGGTGATGACGGACAACCGAGCCATCTTCGTGCACGGCAAGCATGCGGACGGCGTTTCAATCCCCGGTTGTATTGCCAACGGAGTACCGGAAGATGTGGCGAACCGGATTTACGACCAGATGATCGAATTCGCCAAATATGCATTTAATAAGTCGCATTCGCTGGCCTATGCCTTTGTTGCGATGCAGACGGCGACGCTCAAGGCATATTATCCGCTCGAATATTTTGCGGCACTTCTCAGCTCCGTGATGGGTAACTCGGATTCGATATCGTTGTATACCCAGGAAGCCCGGCGCCTGGGGCTTTCGCTACTTGCACCGGATATTAA
This genomic window contains:
- a CDS encoding NAD-dependent protein deacylase, yielding MDTDRGYDTNNAVFQQVRDILQESQSIVFFGGAGVSTASGIPDFRSATGLYNQKHDTRFSPEYMLSHEFFESDPGSFSDYVRKNLIYPDAQPNGAHRALAELEQQGRLLSVITQNIDGLHQRAGSKNVLEIHGNLTDYYCTACGRSVAESVFLEAQGVCRCAHCGGVVRPDVVLYGEMLNQRVFSEAIAAIERARTFIVGGSSLVVYPAAGLLRYYRGHELILLNAEPTQADARADYVLHGDISKLLPALIA
- a CDS encoding DNA polymerase III subunit alpha: MERKFMSFVHLHLHTPYSLLDGFCRIDALMDRVQELGMQAVAMTDHGNLFGTIQFYKAAKKRGIKPIIGCEVYLCDDRFDRKDRTRYHLILLAENDTGYHNLMKIVSEGYVNGFYYKPRVDKACLREHSEGLIALSACLAGEVARCALEQPYETTRDLALSYRELFGPDNFFLEIQDHGIAEERQVAQIYRRIHEETGIGLVATNDCHYLRLEDARAHEILLCIQTGKTLQDENRMRFATDTFYVKSPEEMAEQFSGYDGALENTQRIADRCNLEIVFHEPHLPHFDVPEGFTNEQYLRHLVREGLEQRYKNAGPRKEQAQTRAEYELSVIASMGFTDYFLIVWDFVRYAKSRDIAVGPGRGSAAGSMIAYVLGITGLDPLQYDLLFERFLNPERVSMPDIDIDFCYERREEVIDYVKEKYGEDRVAQIVTFGTMAAKNAIRDVGRVLDVPLPAVDRLAKAVPNRLNMTLNEALEDPDFSSRYKESEENRRLIDLARAVEGMPRHTSTHAAGVLIASEPVDHFVPLSRNGDQITTQYNMIELEELGLLKMDFLGLRNLTVIQDACRMITEERGISLDMDAIDLQDPKVLSLFASAETIGVFQFESNGMRAFLRELRPDRFEDLVAANALFRPGPMEQIPTYIEIRHHPERVRYLHPLLEPILKNTYGVIVYQEQVMQIVQQLAGYSLGGADNLRRAMSKKKMQVMTDNRAIFVHGKHADGVSIPGCIANGVPEDVANRIYDQMIEFAKYAFNKSHSLAYAFVAMQTATLKAYYPLEYFAALLSSVMGNSDSISLYTQEARRLGLSLLAPDINRAQRKFSVDAGEIRYSLLAVKSVGTGLVAATLAAREKGGAFQTLDEYLQRVLEVDTTCLNRKAVENLIKAGAFDAMGTRAGLIRQLEFSIDSVQRRRRTNVAGQTSMFGAIEEVAPSAPSSSEFRKEQLLAYEKEVLGIYLSDHPFRPYEAVAQRLANFTIGAWIAEEHAETLDGRRVRMAGLVRSVQPKLTKKNQRMCFFNLEDTYGSMEAVVFPKVYERVHDLLTEDEPVLLDGRLQISDVQGAKILVDGVKSIRNAATEEPMSVLYLRMAREANRYAAVRACLLRHPGKSPVRIYFSDVKQTVSMAARFAVRAEAPLIEELTTLLGRDNVVIRQREPVEEDA